GAAGCCACAGGAGAGCCGGCGATCCGCGAGGCGAGGAATCTAGCGGGGTGCTGATGGAAGTGGAACGGGCCCGCAGTCGCGCGCAGCGCGCCCTTCCCGCCTACGCCGCCGCAGCCGCGCTTCGCAGCCGCGGAGGCCGGAGCGCCCGCAGCCCGTTCGTGATGACCGCCAGGCTCGCTCCCATGTCGGCGAACACCGCCATCCAGAGCGTGGCCCAGCCGATCACCGCCAGGACAACGAACAGCGCTTTGACGACGAGCGAGAAGCCGATGTTCACGCGGATGATTCGCTCCGCCTTGCGCGCGAGGCCGATCGCCACCGGCAGCTTCGAGAGATCGTCCGCCATGAGCGCGATGTCCGCGGTCTCGAGCGCGACGTCGGTGCCCACTGTACCCATGGCGACGCCCACATCGGCCGCGGCGAGCGCCGGCGCGTCGTTCACGCCGTCGCCGACCATGAGGACCCGCCCGTAGCGGGCGCGGAGATCGCGCACCGCCGCAACCTTGTCTTCGGGGAGCAACGCGGCCCTGACCTCGTCGACACCGACACCCGGCCCGCCCAGCGAAGCGGCCACGGTTCTGGCAGTCCCGGAGTTGTCACCGGTCAGCATCACGATCTTCTCGATGCCGGCCGCGCGGAGATCATGCAGCGCCTCGGCCGCCCCAGGCCGGACACGGTCCGCGATGGCGATCACGCCGTGCAGACGCAGCGGGTGATCCTCATGGCCGGTGCGTCCCTGATCGTCGGTGGGCCGCGTCGCCACGAGCACCGCGGTCCTGCCTTCGGCCTCGTAGCGGGCGAGCACGTGCTTCACCTCATCCAGCGGCACCGCCAGCGCCTCGAAGAGCCGTTCGCTCCCGACGAAGACCTCTTCCTCGCCCACCCGCGCGCGAAGCCCCCTCCCCGGAATCGCCGACGTCTCCGCAACCGGCTGGATGGCGAGCCCCTCTTCCTCCGCGCGCCGCAGGATCGCCCGGGCCAGCGGGTGCCCGCTCCGCGCCTCGGCCGCGGCGGCGAGGGCGAGGACATCGCCAGGGGTGGCGCCATCCAGTGCGAGCACATCGACCACCTCGGGTCTCCCCTCGGTGAGGGTGCCGGTCTTGTCGATCGCGACCACGCGCGCCCGGCCAGCGTCCTCGAGATGGAGTCCCCCCTTGATCAGGATCCCCTCGCGCGCCGCGCCGGCGAGGGCGCTCACGATCGTGACGGGCGTGGAGATCACGAGCGCGCACGGACACGCGACGACGAGCATCACCAGCGCGCGGTAGAACCAATCGCCCCAGCCGCCGAAGCCCAAGAGCGGCGGCAGCACGCCGAGCGCCGCCGCTGTCGCGACCACGGCCGGCGTGTAGCGCCGCGCGAACCGGTCCACGAAGGTCTGGCTCGGCGCACGGCTCGCCTGCGCCTCTTCCACCGAATGGATGATGCGGGCGAGCGTGGTGTCGGATGCCGCCCTGGTAGACCGGACTTCGAGCGCGCCTTCGCCGTTCAACGTTCCGGCGAAGACCTCCGAGCCCGGCGCCTTCTCGACCGGCATCGACTCACCCGTGATCGGCGCCTGGTTCACGCTGGAGGTGCCGGCGAGCACGACGCCGTCCACGGGGATCTTCTCGCCGGGGCGGACGACGATCGTCTCTCCGATCGCCACGCGCTCGACGGGGACGCGGACCTCGCGGCCGTCCCGCAGCACCGTGGCCTCGGTCGGCGAGAGCCCCATCAGCGCGCGGATCGCGTTCCGCGCCCGGTCCATGGAGAGGCCTTCCAGGAGCTGCGCCACCGCGTACAGGAACATCACCGAGCCGGCCTCTTCGTACTCGCCGATCAACAGCGCGCCGACGGCGGCGATCGACATGAGGAAGTTCATGTCGAGGGCGCGCTGCATGGCGGCGCGGATGCCGCGCGGGAAGACGTACCGCCCACCCGCGACGACCGCGCCCACTGCGGCTGCGGCGGCCAGCGCCTGCATCGATAGCGCGTATTCCGCCACGAGGGAGAGCGCCCAGAGCAGCCCCGCGAGCACGACGAGGGCGACCTGCGCGCGCCTGCCCGACCACGCGGCACTCCTCCGCTCCTCGGCGACGCGCCGGGCCCGTGTCCCGAACGGGGCAATGTCATCTCCCGCCGGCGTCTCGTCTTCCACCCGGTAGCCGACGCGCGTGATCGCGCTGACCAGATCCCCCCGCGTCAGCTTGCCCTCCACGTACCCGACGGTAACCCGTTCCCCGACCACGTCGACCCGCACGTCCTGGACGCCGTCGAGCTGGCGAAGCGCCCTCTCCACGCTCTCCGCGCAGCTCGAGCAGTCCATTCCGCCGACCCGGAGGGTGCATACGGCGCGACCCGGCGCCTCGACCTGCGGCGAGAAGGCCGGCATGTTCGGGGTATCCGTCGTTCGGGGAGCGTACGTCACGTTAAGGTTCTACCCCCGAAAGCACGAACCCCGCCCGGTCTCGGGCGACCGGACGGGGTTCGGTTGAGCAGGTGGGCCTGGGTGGAGTTGAACCACCGACCTCACGCTTATCAGGCGTGCGCTCTAACCACCTGAGCTACAGGCCCTGACTGTCCCAAGGAATGGAAATATAATACGCTGACGGCGATCGATCAACCACCCCGGGGCTTCGCGGCGAGGCCGCGGTCCGGCCGGATCGCCCTCGAGAGGCCTGCCCCCCTCGGTCCCCCGATAGAGCCCGCTGCACGCTCGTGCGCATCATCCTGGGCCGGAGGCCGAATTCTTCCGCTACACCGGCCAGACCCTGGATCGGCGTGGCCTGCCGCTCTATATTCTCCCGGCCTGGGCGGCTCTTCCCGTCGCCGAGGGCCGGCCGGGAGTCGGCGCCGCATGGGCCCCGCCGGGGGCACCTCCCCGGCCCGCATCCTGGCAGCGAGCCGGGTGCGCTCGGCCGCCCGGCCAGGTCAGGGCCGCGCACCGGCGGCGATGATGTCGTCGAGAATGCCCTTTGCCGTGTCCGGATCCGCTCCCGACCCCATCACGCATCTCCTGAGCGCGGCCGGCAGCGGCGACCGCGAGGCCCTGGACCGTGTCTTCGGTCTCGTCTACGATGAGCTCCGCCGCCTGGCCGCGGCCGTGAGGCGCGACCGCGGGAGCGACACGCTCAACGCGACGGCGCTCGTCCACGAGGCTTACCTGAAGCTGATACCCTCTGCCAACCAGTCGTGGCGGGACCGCGTCCACTTCCTTCGCGTGGCCGCGCGGGCGATGCGGCAGGTCCTGGCGGACGCCGCCGCCCGCCGGGCGACCCAGAAGCGTGGGGGCGGGATCGCCTTGCTCACCCTCGACGGCTCTTCGCCGGCCGAGACCGTTCTCGGCCCCGACGACGTCCTCGACCTCCATCGTGCCCTCGACGAGCTCGCGGAGCTGAACCCCCGCCAGGCGGAAGTCGTGGAATGTCGGTTCTTCGCAGGACTGAGTCTGGAAGAGACGGCGGAAGCGCTCGGGGTCTCCGTTCCCACGGTCACCCGGGACTGGAGGTTCGCGAGGGCATGGCTGTCCACGCGCCTGCGCGAGCGGTGAGCGGGACGACGGCTCTCGCGACGCTCTGCCGGAAGAGACCGTTGTCATGAGTACGCCGGACTGGTCGACGATCGAACGCCTGTTCCACGAAGCCCTGGAGCTGCCGCCCGAGGACCGGGCCCGCTTCCTCGAGGAGAACGCCCCGGACCCGCGGGTCCGGGCGGAGGTCCTCGCCCTCCTGGAAGCCGACGCGGATCCGGGAACGCTGTTCAGCGCCACGCCCGAGGAACTGGCCGCCGCGGCCGGCGTGGCCCCGGCTCCGCTCAGCGGCCGCATGATCGGCCCCTACCGGATCCTCGAGGTGATCGGCCGCGGTGGGATGGGGACGGTCTACCGCGCCGTGCGGGAAGACCTGGGCAACACGGTCGCGATCAAGGTGGTACGCGGCGCCCTCGGCGACCCCGTCCGCCTCGCCCGCTTCCGGCAGGAGCAGCGCGTGCTCGCGCGCCTCGAGCACGAGGGCATCGCGCGGCTGCTCGATGCCGGCGTCGCTGGCGATGAGACGCCGTACTTCGTCATGGAGTACGTCGAGGGCGAGCCGATCACCACGTGGTGCGACAGGCAGGGCCTCGGGGTCGAGGCACGGCTGCGCCTCTTTCTCGACGTGTGCGACGCCGTCGCCTACGCGCACCGCAACCTCGTGGTGCACCGCGACGTCAAGCCCTCGAACGTGCTCGTCACCCGCGACGGCCGCGTCAAGCTCCTCGACTTCGGCATCGCCAAGCTCCTCGAGAACGCCGACGGCGACCCGACGCTGACGATGACCGGTGCGCACGTCCTCTCGCCCCGTTACGCAGCACCGGAGCAGGTGCGCGGTGAAGCGGTGGGCGTGGCGACCGACGTCTACGGCCTCGGGCTCGTCCTCTACGAGCTCCTCACGGGCACCCACGCCCACTCCGTCGAGGAGGGCGATGCGTTCGCCGTGGCGGCGGCCGTGTTGCGCCACGAGGTGCGCCCGCCCTCGGCCGCGGTCCGGCGCCAGCGCGCCGGGCGTACCGCCGGTCCGCCCGGCGACGCCCGGCGGCTGGCTCGCCGACTCGCCGGCGACCTCGACGCCATCTGCCTACGCGCCCTCGAGAAAGACCCGGCGCGCCGCTACGCGACGGTCGAGGCGCTCCGGGACGACGTTGTCCGGCACCTCGAGGGCCGCCCGGTGTCCGCCCATCCCCCGACACGGGCGTACAGGCTCAGCAAGTTCATTCGCCGCAACGCCCTCGCCGTCACGGCCTCCGCCGTCCTCGCCCTGCTCCTGGCCACCGGCGTGGGTGCGGTGGCCTGGCAGGCCGAACGGGCGGAACGCGCCAGGGCCGCCGCCGAGGAGCTGGCCGACTTCCTGGTCGAGCTCTTCGAGGCCAGCGACCCGAGCGAGGCGCTCGGCGAGACCGTTTCCGCGCGCGATCTCCTCGAGCGAGGCCGGATCCGCGCCGACCGGCTCAGCGACCGGCCCGAGATCCAGGCCGCGATCCTCGACGCCATGGCCCGCGCGTATCTCGGGCTCGGGGACTACGAACGGGCCGATTCCCTTGCCCAGCGCGTGCTCGAGCAGGAGCGCGCGTTGCACGGCGAGCGGCACGCCGATGTGGCCAACGCGCTGGTCACCCTGGCGCGGGTCCGGCGCGACCAGGGCCGGGAGGCCGAGGCCGCGTCGCTCCTCCGCACGGCGCTCGCGGTGCGCCGCGATCTGCTCGGCGACCGGCACGACCTCACGACCGATGCGATGCTCGAGCTGGCCAACGCGATCCAGCAGAGCGGCAGCTACGCCGAGGCCGAGGCGCTCACCCGCGAGGCGCTGGCGGCTCGGATCGCGCGTCACGGCCCGGAGCACGAGCTCGTCGCCGAGGGCATCGCGGCCCTCGCCCTGATCCTGTGGAACGCGGGCGGCGATCTCCAGGAATCGGAAGCGCTGTACCGGCAGGCCCTCGCCATGGGCGAGCGGCTCTGGGGCCCGGACGACCTCCGGCTCGACGGCTACCTCATCGCCCTGTCCGCGCTGTTGCCGCTGGTGGGCAAGCCGGACGAGGCGGAGGTCCTCGCGCGCCGCGCACTCGAAATGCGGCGTCGGGTCTACGGCGACGACCACCCGCAGACCATCCACCAGTACAGCAACGTCGCCCGGGCGCTGGACGCCCAGGGCCGCCGCGACGAGGCCCGCGCCCTCTACCACGAAATGCTCCGGCGCTACGCGGGCATCTTCCAGGGCGACCACCCCATGATCGCGACGGCGGTCAACAACCTCAGCGCCACGTTCTACGCCGAGGGCCGGCTCGACTCCGCCGAGCACTACCTGCGTCAGGCGCTCGAGATGCGCATCCGGATGCACGGCAGCCCGGATGCGAACGTGGCGCTGCTCTACCACAACCTCGGCAGCCTCCTCCGCGCGCAGGGCCGCCTCGAGGAGGCGGAGCGAGCCCTCGCCGAGGCCTACCGACAGCGCATCGAGCTCTACGGGGCGGACAACCCGGTGGCGCTCCGCACGGGCTCCGCTTACGGCGACGCGCTCGTCCAGCTCGGCAGGCTGGACGAGGCGGAGTCGCTCCTGCGCGGGATCCTCGAGCGGCAACGCGGCGAATCCGGCGAGATCTCCTCGGACGCCGCGCTCACCATGGGGTACCTCGCTGGCGTCCTCGCCCGCCGTGGCGCCTATGAGGAAGCCGAGGCCCTGTACCTGCCAGCGCTCGAGGTGGCCGTAGCTCTCGGCCAGGTGCAGGCGCGCCGGCCGCGCCTCCGGGGCGTCGGGCGCGGCGCTGAGCACGGCGGCGAACGCCTCGGCTGCGGCGGCGTAGTCCGCGGC
This genomic stretch from bacterium harbors:
- the cadA gene encoding cadmium-translocating P-type ATPase, whose protein sequence is MPAFSPQVEAPGRAVCTLRVGGMDCSSCAESVERALRQLDGVQDVRVDVVGERVTVGYVEGKLTRGDLVSAITRVGYRVEDETPAGDDIAPFGTRARRVAEERRSAAWSGRRAQVALVVLAGLLWALSLVAEYALSMQALAAAAAVGAVVAGGRYVFPRGIRAAMQRALDMNFLMSIAAVGALLIGEYEEAGSVMFLYAVAQLLEGLSMDRARNAIRALMGLSPTEATVLRDGREVRVPVERVAIGETIVVRPGEKIPVDGVVLAGTSSVNQAPITGESMPVEKAPGSEVFAGTLNGEGALEVRSTRAASDTTLARIIHSVEEAQASRAPSQTFVDRFARRYTPAVVATAAALGVLPPLLGFGGWGDWFYRALVMLVVACPCALVISTPVTIVSALAGAAREGILIKGGLHLEDAGRARVVAIDKTGTLTEGRPEVVDVLALDGATPGDVLALAAAAEARSGHPLARAILRRAEEEGLAIQPVAETSAIPGRGLRARVGEEEVFVGSERLFEALAVPLDEVKHVLARYEAEGRTAVLVATRPTDDQGRTGHEDHPLRLHGVIAIADRVRPGAAEALHDLRAAGIEKIVMLTGDNSGTARTVAASLGGPGVGVDEVRAALLPEDKVAAVRDLRARYGRVLMVGDGVNDAPALAAADVGVAMGTVGTDVALETADIALMADDLSKLPVAIGLARKAERIIRVNIGFSLVVKALFVVLAVIGWATLWMAVFADMGASLAVITNGLRALRPPRLRSAAAAA
- a CDS encoding RNA polymerase subunit sigma-70; translated protein: MPFAVSGSAPDPITHLLSAAGSGDREALDRVFGLVYDELRRLAAAVRRDRGSDTLNATALVHEAYLKLIPSANQSWRDRVHFLRVAARAMRQVLADAAARRATQKRGGGIALLTLDGSSPAETVLGPDDVLDLHRALDELAELNPRQAEVVECRFFAGLSLEETAEALGVSVPTVTRDWRFARAWLSTRLRER